Proteins co-encoded in one Gossypium arboreum isolate Shixiya-1 chromosome 11, ASM2569848v2, whole genome shotgun sequence genomic window:
- the LOC108471684 gene encoding uncharacterized protein LOC108471684, whose amino-acid sequence MSFSPPPPPIFAGENYNIWAVKMRTYLQAHDLWNVVQNDIEPPPLRANPTIAQIRQYNEDCAKKYKAMSCLQSGVSDVIFTRIMACDSPKQAWEKLKKEFQGSEKTRQQQLINLRRDFEKLRMKESETVKQYADRIIATANNIRLLGDDFSDQRSKEEQTEWRSIQRKLFRPEAEKAQTRAPALKTNHLEKYYWYKPDIHVEGANSLDTLKRCVKTNQNHSYTIRIKLRQLKMLKHRKGMSSQLLVLQARARSMFKELDTTFVTKVRIGNGELLEAKGKGKAVIGTKSGNKTISEVPYVPNIDQNLLSVGQLLEKGYSLIFEGKVCVIKDAVDQVLAIVAMSDRSFTLDVNQLEPKTHVAQADESILWHRRLGHVNYKSLGLLHKMSLVEDMSCIEPKNDVCEVCQLSKQTRLPFPANKA is encoded by the exons ATGAGCTTCTCACCTCCACCACCACCTATTTTTGCTGGTGAAAATTACAACATCTGGGCTGTGAAAATGAGGACATACCTGCAGGCACATGACCTGTGGAATGTGGTCCAAAATGACATTGAGCCACCTCCCCTAAGAGCAAACCCGACCATTGCTCAGATCAGGCAGTATAATGAAGACTGTGCAAAGAAGTACAAGGCCATGTCATGCCTTCAAAGTGGAGTTTCAGATGTGATCTTCACAAGGATAATGGCCTGTGATAGTCCAAAGCAGGCATGGGAAAAACTCAAGAAGGAGTTTCAAGGATCTGAGAAGACTAGGCAACAGCAACTAATAAACTTGAGAAGGGACTTCGAGAAACTGAGGATGAAGGAGTCAGAGACTGTCAAGCAGTATGCTGACAGGATAATAGCCACTGCCAACAACATAAGATTGCTTGGGGATGATTTCAGTGACCAAAGG AGCAAAGAAGAGCAAACAGAATGGAGGAGTATTCAGAGGAAGCTTTTCAGGCCAGAGGCAGAGAAGGCCCAAACTCGAGCTCCAGCTTTAAAG ACCAATCACCTTGAAAAATACTACTGGTACAAGCCTGACATTCATGTAGAGGGTGCAAACAGCTTGGACACATTGAAAAGGTGTGtaaaaacaaaccaaaaccaCAGCTACACCATCAGAATCAAGCTCAGACAGCTGAAGATGTTGAAGCATAGGAAGGGCATGTCTTCACAGCTTCTTGTTTTGCAAGCTCGAGCAAG AAGCATGTTCAAGGAGCTAGACACGACCTTTGTgaccaaagtcagaatagggaatggTGAGCTCCTAGAGGCCAAAGGAAAAGGAAAGGCAGTGATTGGCACAAAGTCAGGTAACAAAACTATTTCTGAGGTTCCTTATGTACCTAACATTGACCAAAATTTGTTGAGTGTTGGTCAGCTACTGGAGAAGGGGTATTCTCTCATTTTTGAAGGCAAGGTGTGTGTGATCAAAGATGCTGTCGACCAAGTGTTAGCAATAGTAGCCATGAGTGATCGAAGTTTCACTTTGGATGTAAATCAGCTAGAGCCAAAGACACATGTGGCTCAGGCTGATGAGTCAATTTTGTGGCATAGAaggcttggccatgtgaactaCAAGTCACTTGGCCTACTGCACAAAATGAGCCTGGTTGAAGACATGTCCTGCATTGAGCCAAAGAATGATGTGTGTGAAGTCTGTCAGCTTAGCAAGCAGACCAGACTGCCCTTTCCTGCCAACAAAGCATAG